Proteins found in one Hippopotamus amphibius kiboko isolate mHipAmp2 chromosome 12, mHipAmp2.hap2, whole genome shotgun sequence genomic segment:
- the SGK2 gene encoding serine/threonine-protein kinase Sgk2 isoform X2: MDSSPAGTPSPQPPRANGNINLGPSANPNARPTDFDFLKVIGKGNYGKVLLAKHKSDGMFYAVKVLQKKSILKKKEQSHIMAERSVLLKNVRHPFLVGLRYSFQTPEKLYFVLDYVNGGELFFHLQRERRFLEPRARFYAAEVASAIGYLHSLNIIYRDLKPENILLDCQGHVVLTDFGLCKEGVEPEETTSTFCGTPEYLAPEVLRKEPYDRSVDWWSLGAVLYEMLHGLPPFYSQDVSQMYENILHQPLRIPGGRTVAACDLLQALLHKDQRQRLGSKTDFLEIKNHVFFSPINWDDLYHKRLTPPFNPNVAGPADLKHFDPEFTQEAVSKSIGCTPDTTASSSGASSAFLGFSYAPEDDATLDC, from the exons ATGGACTCTAGTCCGGCTGGGACCCCCAGTCCGCAG CCCCCAAGGGCCAATGGGAATATCAACCTGGGGCCTTCTGCCAACCCAAA TGCCCGGCCCACCGACTTCGACTTCCTCAAAGTCATTGGCAAAGGAAACTACGGGAAG GTCCTACTGGCCAAGCACAAGTCCGATGGGATGTTCTATGCAGTGAAGGTGCTGCAGAAAAAGTCCATCTTAAAGAAGAAAGAG CAGAGCCACATCATGGCCGAGCGCAGCGTGCTTCTGAAGAACGTGCGCCACCCCTTCCTCGTGGGCCTGCGCTACTCCTTCCAGACGCCGGAGAAGCTCTACTTTGTGCTGGACTATGTCAACGGGGGAGAG ctcTTCTTCCACCTGCAGCGGGAGCGCCGGTTCCTGGAGCCCCGGGCCCGGTTCTACGCCGCTGAGGTGGCCAGCGCCATTGGCTACCTGCACTCCCTCAACATCATTTACAG GGACCTGAAACCAGAGAACATTCTCTTGGACTGCCAg GGACACGTGGTGCTGACAGATTTTGGCCTCTGCAAGGAAGGTGTAGAGCCCGAGGAGACCACGTCCACATTTTGTGGCACCCCCGAG TACTTGGCTCCAGAAGTGCTTCGTAAAGAGCCTTATGATCGGTCAGTGGATTGGTGGTCCTTGGGGGCGGTTCTCTACGAGATGCTGCACGGCCTG CCACCCTTCTACAGCCAAGACGTGTCCCAGATGTATGAGAACATTCTGCATCAGCCGCTACGGATCCCCGGGGGCCGGACGGTGGCCGCCTGCGACCTCCTGCaagcccttcttcacaaggaccagAGGCAGCGGCTGGGCTCCAAAACAGACTTT CTTGAGATAAAGAACCATGTATTCTTCAGCCCCATAAACTGGGATGACTTGTACCACAAGAGGCTGACTCCACCCTTCAACCCAAATGTG GCAGGACCTGCTGACTTGAAACACTTTGACCCAGAGTTCACCCAAGAAGCTGTGTCGAAGTCCATTGGCTGCACTCCCGACACTACTGCCAGCAGCTCCGGGGCCTCAAGTGCCTTCCTGGGATTTTCCTATGCGCCGGAGGATGATGCCACCTTGGATTGCTAG
- the SGK2 gene encoding serine/threonine-protein kinase Sgk2 isoform X1, translating to MPVGLPVSPWTALLWASVSSSSHLVQQAAASQGCCVKQPPRANGNINLGPSANPNARPTDFDFLKVIGKGNYGKVLLAKHKSDGMFYAVKVLQKKSILKKKEQSHIMAERSVLLKNVRHPFLVGLRYSFQTPEKLYFVLDYVNGGELFFHLQRERRFLEPRARFYAAEVASAIGYLHSLNIIYRDLKPENILLDCQGHVVLTDFGLCKEGVEPEETTSTFCGTPEYLAPEVLRKEPYDRSVDWWSLGAVLYEMLHGLPPFYSQDVSQMYENILHQPLRIPGGRTVAACDLLQALLHKDQRQRLGSKTDFLEIKNHVFFSPINWDDLYHKRLTPPFNPNVAGPADLKHFDPEFTQEAVSKSIGCTPDTTASSSGASSAFLGFSYAPEDDATLDC from the exons ATGCCCGTGGGGCTGCCTGTAAGTCCTTGGACagctcttctctgggcctcagtttcctcatcctcaCATTTGGTACAACAGGCAGCAGCCTCCCAAGGCTGTTGTGTGAAGCAG CCCCCAAGGGCCAATGGGAATATCAACCTGGGGCCTTCTGCCAACCCAAA TGCCCGGCCCACCGACTTCGACTTCCTCAAAGTCATTGGCAAAGGAAACTACGGGAAG GTCCTACTGGCCAAGCACAAGTCCGATGGGATGTTCTATGCAGTGAAGGTGCTGCAGAAAAAGTCCATCTTAAAGAAGAAAGAG CAGAGCCACATCATGGCCGAGCGCAGCGTGCTTCTGAAGAACGTGCGCCACCCCTTCCTCGTGGGCCTGCGCTACTCCTTCCAGACGCCGGAGAAGCTCTACTTTGTGCTGGACTATGTCAACGGGGGAGAG ctcTTCTTCCACCTGCAGCGGGAGCGCCGGTTCCTGGAGCCCCGGGCCCGGTTCTACGCCGCTGAGGTGGCCAGCGCCATTGGCTACCTGCACTCCCTCAACATCATTTACAG GGACCTGAAACCAGAGAACATTCTCTTGGACTGCCAg GGACACGTGGTGCTGACAGATTTTGGCCTCTGCAAGGAAGGTGTAGAGCCCGAGGAGACCACGTCCACATTTTGTGGCACCCCCGAG TACTTGGCTCCAGAAGTGCTTCGTAAAGAGCCTTATGATCGGTCAGTGGATTGGTGGTCCTTGGGGGCGGTTCTCTACGAGATGCTGCACGGCCTG CCACCCTTCTACAGCCAAGACGTGTCCCAGATGTATGAGAACATTCTGCATCAGCCGCTACGGATCCCCGGGGGCCGGACGGTGGCCGCCTGCGACCTCCTGCaagcccttcttcacaaggaccagAGGCAGCGGCTGGGCTCCAAAACAGACTTT CTTGAGATAAAGAACCATGTATTCTTCAGCCCCATAAACTGGGATGACTTGTACCACAAGAGGCTGACTCCACCCTTCAACCCAAATGTG GCAGGACCTGCTGACTTGAAACACTTTGACCCAGAGTTCACCCAAGAAGCTGTGTCGAAGTCCATTGGCTGCACTCCCGACACTACTGCCAGCAGCTCCGGGGCCTCAAGTGCCTTCCTGGGATTTTCCTATGCGCCGGAGGATGATGCCACCTTGGATTGCTAG